TGAAGTTGTTATGCCCAAGATGGGCGAGAGCATTACGGAGGGGACGGTGGTGGCGTGGTTGAAGCAGCCTGGGGATCGGGTGGAGGCGGACGAGCCGTTGTTGGAGATTGGGACGGACAAGGTAGACACGGAGGTGCCGTCACCGGCTTCT
The sequence above is a segment of the Rhodothermus sp. genome. Coding sequences within it:
- a CDS encoding biotin/lipoyl-containing protein; the encoded protein is MPKMGESITEGTVVAWLKQPGDRVEADEPLLEIGTDKVDTEVPSPAS